One genomic window of Leptospira paudalimensis includes the following:
- a CDS encoding 5-(carboxyamino)imidazole ribonucleotide synthase, translating into MKIGVLGSGQLGQMMCLETIPLGHEFYCYSPDQNSPSLKVGAKETVASYESFDDLKKFLKTIDVLSFEFENIPKPTLEFLKEQSDTTVFPPAQALIIAQDRFLEKSHFRKLGFRTAEFFHLTKETSQFEVSIPFPWIIKTLRFGYDGKGQIKIQNLTDYKGFLEKAFQNDGSEYLIEEVIPFQKEISIILTRFQNGDIVCYGAVENEHKHHILDLSIFPARIPIGLNLESIELASKLALSLQYVGTMGVEFFVKDNLLYLNEFAPRPHNTGHYTQDCQSFSQFYLHVQAISGNTPPTDVRPKPTLMKNILGNQYDESLKITKELLKDDRYRLHLYGKEEAKQGRKMGHMNFKGTLEEVNPLFHEL; encoded by the coding sequence ATGAAAATTGGTGTGTTGGGATCCGGTCAATTAGGGCAAATGATGTGTTTGGAAACAATTCCATTAGGTCACGAGTTTTATTGTTATTCGCCAGATCAAAATTCACCTTCACTAAAGGTAGGTGCAAAGGAGACAGTTGCTTCCTATGAATCTTTTGATGATTTAAAAAAATTTCTGAAAACAATTGATGTATTAAGTTTTGAATTTGAAAATATTCCTAAACCAACATTAGAGTTTCTAAAAGAACAATCGGATACTACTGTTTTTCCGCCTGCCCAAGCTCTCATCATTGCGCAGGATCGATTTTTAGAAAAATCACATTTCCGAAAACTTGGATTTAGAACTGCTGAATTTTTTCACTTAACAAAAGAGACTTCACAATTTGAAGTATCAATTCCATTTCCGTGGATCATTAAAACTTTGCGTTTTGGTTATGATGGTAAAGGGCAAATCAAAATTCAGAACCTAACTGATTACAAAGGTTTTTTAGAAAAAGCCTTCCAAAATGATGGTTCCGAGTACCTGATTGAAGAAGTAATTCCGTTTCAAAAGGAAATCAGTATCATTTTAACTCGTTTCCAAAATGGAGACATTGTTTGTTATGGTGCCGTTGAAAATGAACACAAACATCATATCTTAGATTTATCAATTTTCCCTGCAAGGATCCCAATTGGTCTTAATTTAGAATCGATTGAACTTGCTTCTAAACTTGCTCTGTCATTACAATATGTAGGAACGATGGGTGTCGAATTTTTTGTAAAAGACAATTTATTATATTTAAATGAATTTGCTCCTAGACCACATAACACTGGTCATTATACGCAAGATTGCCAAAGTTTTTCTCAGTTTTATCTACATGTGCAAGCAATTTCTGGAAACACTCCTCCCACAGATGTAAGACCAAAACCCACTTTAATGAAAAATATATTGGGTAATCAGTATGATGAAAGTTTAAAAATCACGAAGGAACTTTTAAAAGACGATCGGTACCGATTGCATTTGTACGGAAAAGAAGAAGCAAAACAAGGTAGGAAAATGGGTCATATGAATTTTAAGGGAACACTTGAAGAAGTAAATCCCCTATTCCATGAGTTATAA
- the purE gene encoding 5-(carboxyamino)imidazole ribonucleotide mutase — protein MTNLLPKVAVIMGSYSDWDTMKETCEILTEFGIPFEKEIVSAHRSPDRMFEFAKNAKSNGFGVIIAGAGGAAHLPGMTASLTTLPVLGVPILSKALNGMDSLLSIVQMPKGVPVGTLAIGTSGAANAGLLAVRILSLLDPKLSKKLEDYANTNRVSALSKNDQLV, from the coding sequence ATGACAAACCTCTTACCAAAAGTTGCAGTGATAATGGGATCCTATTCTGATTGGGATACTATGAAGGAAACCTGTGAAATCCTCACTGAATTTGGTATTCCATTTGAGAAGGAAATTGTTTCTGCTCACCGTTCGCCAGACAGAATGTTTGAATTTGCGAAAAATGCAAAGTCAAATGGATTTGGAGTCATCATTGCAGGAGCTGGTGGTGCTGCTCACCTTCCAGGAATGACAGCCTCACTTACCACCTTGCCTGTATTAGGTGTGCCGATTTTATCAAAAGCCTTAAATGGAATGGATAGTTTACTTTCAATCGTTCAAATGCCGAAGGGAGTTCCAGTAGGAACACTTGCCATTGGAACCAGTGGGGCAGCCAATGCAGGTTTACTTGCAGTACGAATCCTTTCTCTACTCGATCCAAAACTTTCTAAAAAACTTGAAGACTATGCGAATACAAATCGTGTCTCTGCTCTTTCAAAAAATGACCAATTGGTTTAG
- a CDS encoding UDP-N-acetylmuramoyl-tripeptide--D-alanyl-D-alanine ligase has protein sequence MIAPFEYSLSTILSLFSMKPDWENPKNPKFRWISTSSREIKKDSLFVPLRAERDGHQFISDALKAGASGFLCEINHPILKTLTKEDQKKAIFVKDTLVALGKLSNYHRNRFNPIILAITGSSGKTTTKDLLGGLFSYLDSKSIVMTEKNYNNEIGVPFTLFRITELTRVVICEMGMNHRGEIERLSKIAEPTHALITNIGSAHIENLKSRENIAEEKSDIILGLRASGALFVPDDLDFLDRIKQKSKQLNAKLIVWKHTKNPELKIKSIEKNGFHLQWKNESIHWKIPGSKLLSNVRGMIAVGSYFGISDVQMKRAIQTYKSPNKRLNIKKGYYTIIDDSYNANPESVLSSIDASVQYAQGKEIVWVLGTMKELGKFSKYYHEKVGKELEKIGKGTLLALGEDTIPMVKQFSRGKYFQDKQGIISYIKNEIPKGAVILIKGSRSMKMEEITAELESFKG, from the coding sequence ATGATCGCACCATTTGAATATTCCCTGTCAACTATTCTAAGTTTGTTTTCGATGAAACCAGATTGGGAGAATCCAAAGAATCCAAAATTCCGATGGATTTCCACCTCATCTCGGGAAATCAAAAAGGATTCACTTTTTGTCCCTCTTCGTGCCGAACGGGATGGTCATCAGTTTATTTCTGATGCATTAAAAGCTGGTGCATCTGGATTTTTATGTGAGATAAATCATCCCATTCTCAAAACACTTACAAAGGAAGACCAAAAGAAAGCAATATTTGTTAAAGATACCTTAGTTGCGCTAGGGAAACTCTCTAATTACCATCGAAATCGTTTTAACCCAATTATCCTTGCCATCACTGGTTCCTCAGGAAAAACAACCACAAAAGATCTATTAGGTGGTCTTTTTTCCTATTTGGATTCTAAATCCATTGTGATGACAGAAAAAAATTACAATAATGAAATTGGTGTTCCCTTTACACTCTTTCGAATCACAGAACTGACTAGAGTTGTTATTTGTGAAATGGGCATGAACCACAGAGGTGAGATAGAAAGATTATCAAAAATTGCAGAACCTACTCATGCGTTAATTACGAATATTGGTTCGGCACATATTGAAAACCTAAAATCCAGAGAAAATATAGCAGAGGAAAAATCAGATATTATTTTAGGGTTACGGGCTTCGGGAGCACTCTTTGTACCAGATGATTTGGATTTTTTAGATCGTATCAAACAAAAGTCAAAACAACTAAATGCAAAATTGATTGTTTGGAAACACACAAAAAATCCGGAACTAAAAATCAAATCCATTGAAAAGAATGGATTCCATTTACAATGGAAAAATGAATCCATACATTGGAAAATTCCTGGTTCCAAACTTCTCAGTAATGTACGTGGGATGATCGCCGTTGGTTCTTATTTTGGAATCTCCGACGTTCAAATGAAACGGGCGATCCAGACTTACAAAAGTCCCAACAAACGACTGAACATCAAAAAAGGGTATTATACCATCATCGATGACAGTTATAATGCAAATCCAGAGTCTGTTTTATCAAGTATAGATGCAAGTGTGCAGTATGCTCAAGGAAAGGAAATTGTTTGGGTTTTGGGCACAATGAAGGAACTTGGAAAGTTCTCTAAATATTACCATGAAAAAGTTGGTAAAGAATTGGAAAAAATCGGGAAAGGAACCTTACTAGCATTAGGTGAAGATACTATTCCAATGGTAAAACAATTTTCGCGGGGAAAGTATTTTCAGGATAAACAAGGAATCATTTCTTATATAAAAAATGAGATCCCGAAAGGGGCTGTGATTTTAATCAAAGGATCAAGGTCCATGAAAATGGAAGAAATTACAGCAGAACTTGAATCATTTAAGGGTTGA
- a CDS encoding Gfo/Idh/MocA family protein has translation MKPTKIKTILIGLGRIASKLEKDPFRKKPCTHMGVLMSAWGKSQFEFVSGFDSNPEVCLEFQNQWKSPTETGFPGFLLENKTLPIDLAIIATPSHTHEFYAKECLKLGIRNLLVEKPVAMSKSGAKSIATLAKAKKARVWINHERRYHPSYRFVRDELEKGNFGILKSIRASVFTSAKNPGIAFSKFGGGPLLHDGTHAMDLIHWLVGKPKLIFAKVERPKKGMVETRAYACFESKSNVEIVLDVSGGRDYFQFEIDIHTSSHRIICSNDGFQFFQSTPSKLYKGFQSLQSYIPKQFPKPESSNAFLGIYNEIQSVIQGESNHMEGTLSENIQILESIESIYRH, from the coding sequence ATGAAACCAACTAAAATCAAAACGATTCTCATTGGTCTTGGACGAATCGCTTCCAAATTAGAAAAGGACCCCTTTCGGAAAAAACCATGCACTCATATGGGTGTCCTCATGTCCGCTTGGGGAAAAAGCCAATTTGAATTTGTCTCTGGTTTTGATTCAAATCCAGAGGTGTGTTTAGAATTCCAAAACCAATGGAAATCTCCCACAGAAACAGGATTTCCAGGTTTCCTTTTAGAAAACAAAACTTTACCCATTGATTTAGCCATCATTGCGACACCGAGCCATACTCATGAATTTTATGCGAAAGAATGTTTAAAACTTGGTATCAGGAACCTCCTCGTTGAAAAACCAGTTGCCATGTCAAAAAGTGGAGCAAAATCGATTGCAACATTGGCAAAGGCAAAAAAAGCAAGGGTATGGATCAACCATGAAAGGAGATACCATCCAAGTTATCGTTTTGTAAGGGATGAATTAGAAAAAGGCAATTTTGGAATATTAAAATCGATTCGGGCCTCCGTCTTCACGTCAGCAAAAAATCCAGGAATCGCATTTTCGAAGTTTGGTGGTGGACCATTGCTCCACGATGGAACACATGCGATGGACCTTATCCATTGGTTAGTCGGAAAACCAAAACTTATTTTTGCAAAGGTAGAAAGACCAAAAAAAGGAATGGTCGAAACAAGGGCGTATGCATGTTTTGAGTCGAAATCAAATGTTGAAATCGTTTTAGATGTTTCTGGAGGAAGGGATTATTTCCAATTTGAAATCGATATCCATACAAGTTCACATCGTATTATTTGTTCAAATGATGGATTTCAGTTTTTCCAGTCAACACCTTCTAAATTGTATAAAGGATTCCAAAGTCTCCAATCATACATACCCAAACAATTTCCAAAACCTGAATCTTCAAATGCGTTTTTGGGAATTTATAATGAAATTCAATCTGTCATTCAAGGTGAATCAAACCATATGGAAGGGACATTGTCTGAAAATATACAAATCTTAGAAAGTATCGAATCTATTTATAGGCACTAA
- a CDS encoding ABC1 kinase family protein, giving the protein MKPNKNRSVSVYSFVFKTYLQYLYLTKWFKKISSKEKYDTKRILFLKKKGIETKNLFFQLGGVYIKIGQFVSNLFHILPEEFLWELQDLQDKIPPRDFLEINKRWELDFGKSMSEIFETLDKESYASASTAQVHIGTYQNKKVAIKTLYPGIEETAKSDIKTISKVVWIIDRFVIKISGKEVIEQLQSMIHAELDLRTELKNLKILKQMFALEKDFYIPNPIEELCGRHTLVTEFVEGKKITELEGEPLYSKRNPNLEKLIKAYILMVFEYRFFHADPHPGNLIFMETGELCLIDFGAVQSISEEETQILERILVGAMRKDYHLVAESMYELGAVTESLSKEELTKIVKYSLEKLNRILADTNHFRNLSLDTLRPGDDLRFLKEIQVSLKQLLASLKLPPNFLSLHRVLALLLGNFSYLDPTRSMIEYAEKPFSQIVLKGSSFKKLWRDEGEEFITSLFSLPKELNDFLYKWNRGEFQPKEDHKWAELKLREILTFGILGTLFFYFGMHYAEKLWKEPSIIFYILSGLSFWSLAKSSLSFWKLK; this is encoded by the coding sequence ATGAAACCAAACAAGAATCGATCGGTATCAGTATATTCATTTGTTTTCAAAACATACCTTCAGTATCTTTACCTTACCAAATGGTTTAAAAAAATTTCCTCTAAAGAAAAATATGATACAAAACGAATTCTGTTTTTAAAAAAGAAAGGGATCGAAACTAAAAACTTATTTTTTCAATTGGGTGGCGTTTACATCAAAATTGGCCAATTTGTCAGTAACTTGTTCCATATCCTCCCTGAAGAATTCCTTTGGGAATTACAAGACCTACAGGATAAAATTCCGCCAAGAGACTTCCTTGAAATCAATAAGCGTTGGGAATTAGACTTTGGAAAATCAATGTCGGAGATCTTTGAAACATTGGACAAAGAATCTTATGCAAGTGCGTCCACTGCACAAGTCCATATCGGAACTTACCAAAACAAAAAAGTAGCAATTAAAACTTTATACCCAGGGATAGAAGAGACTGCCAAGTCTGATATAAAGACAATTTCTAAAGTTGTATGGATCATTGATCGATTTGTCATTAAAATCTCAGGGAAAGAGGTGATTGAACAATTACAATCCATGATCCATGCTGAATTGGATCTTCGAACCGAATTAAAGAATTTAAAAATCCTCAAACAAATGTTTGCTCTAGAAAAAGATTTTTACATTCCAAATCCCATAGAGGAACTCTGCGGTCGGCATACCTTAGTCACAGAATTTGTAGAAGGAAAAAAGATTACTGAATTAGAAGGAGAACCTCTTTATTCCAAACGAAACCCAAATCTAGAAAAATTAATCAAAGCTTATATCTTAATGGTGTTTGAGTATCGTTTTTTTCATGCAGATCCTCATCCAGGGAACTTGATTTTTATGGAAACGGGAGAATTATGCTTAATTGATTTTGGTGCCGTTCAGTCAATCTCCGAAGAAGAAACCCAAATCCTCGAACGAATTTTGGTTGGAGCCATGCGGAAAGATTACCATCTCGTTGCCGAATCTATGTATGAATTAGGTGCTGTAACAGAATCCTTATCGAAAGAAGAACTCACAAAAATTGTAAAATATTCATTGGAAAAACTAAATCGAATTTTAGCGGATACAAACCATTTTAGAAACCTAAGTTTAGATACATTACGTCCAGGGGATGATCTTCGTTTTTTAAAAGAAATCCAAGTTAGCTTAAAACAATTGTTAGCCAGTTTAAAACTCCCACCAAATTTCCTAAGTTTACATAGAGTTTTAGCATTACTGCTCGGAAATTTTTCCTATTTAGATCCAACTCGTTCCATGATTGAATATGCGGAAAAACCATTTTCACAAATTGTTCTCAAAGGAAGTAGTTTTAAGAAACTTTGGCGGGATGAAGGAGAAGAGTTTATAACGAGTTTGTTTTCTTTACCCAAAGAACTAAACGATTTTTTATATAAGTGGAATCGTGGCGAATTTCAGCCTAAGGAAGATCATAAATGGGCAGAACTAAAACTTAGAGAAATTCTCACTTTTGGAATATTAGGTACACTATTTTTCTATTTTGGAATGCATTATGCGGAAAAATTATGGAAAGAACCAAGCATAATATTTTATATACTATCAGGACTTAGTTTCTGGTCACTTGCAAAATCCAGTCTAAGTTTCTGGAAACTAAAATAA
- a CDS encoding lipoprotein signal peptidase, with protein MKLPNTPFFSVFKPGYLAFVAFGLFLDLLTKYIIITKMYAHESIPVLGDFFRLSLTFNTGFVFGLFQDNALPSLFATGFAIVFLIFYRWQNSDLGNVWGWNFVMAGAFGNFLDKFFVKIPGTGFRFGFSPEKPGIEFIGVVDFLDFEWPDFLLFDRWPAFNVADSCVSIGIVILLFTMDWKELDKK; from the coding sequence ATGAAATTACCTAACACACCATTTTTTTCTGTTTTTAAACCTGGTTACTTGGCATTTGTGGCCTTTGGACTTTTTTTAGATTTACTCACTAAATATATCATCATTACAAAGATGTATGCACATGAAAGTATTCCTGTGTTAGGTGATTTTTTTAGATTATCACTTACTTTTAATACAGGATTTGTGTTTGGATTATTCCAAGACAATGCTTTGCCTTCGTTATTCGCAACTGGATTTGCGATTGTTTTTTTAATCTTTTATCGGTGGCAAAATTCTGACCTTGGAAATGTTTGGGGTTGGAATTTTGTTATGGCAGGTGCCTTTGGCAATTTTTTAGATAAATTTTTTGTCAAAATTCCTGGAACTGGATTTCGATTTGGATTTAGCCCTGAAAAACCTGGGATTGAATTCATCGGTGTTGTCGACTTTTTGGATTTTGAATGGCCAGACTTCTTACTCTTTGACAGATGGCCTGCATTTAATGTGGCAGATTCTTGTGTATCCATCGGTATTGTAATTTTGTTATTTACAATGGATTGGAAGGAATTGGATAAAAAATAA
- a CDS encoding amidohydrolase gives MAVIKIAIYQKNLHKRITHDEIVKIQQSKAHFLLLPEGYPHLFQSVSPNEGTKHEKEYQDHILEISEKFSGVILGGSHYRNNENGKLVAALPIVQSLVLVDFYEKKTPNQTNDQGVTEGVTESIFIMGGLRFGLLLGEDIQNKSIWDEFKKENIEIIFHLDSASSNRTYEEDLSDYENLAKERNIHLIRVCGPTDGKPARSLYASPSGINWKVGKIEEDKDVFKTLSVNVMRSYLL, from the coding sequence ATGGCAGTCATAAAAATCGCAATTTACCAAAAGAATCTGCACAAACGAATTACCCATGATGAAATTGTAAAAATCCAACAAAGTAAGGCACATTTTTTATTATTACCAGAAGGTTACCCACACTTGTTTCAAAGTGTATCTCCCAATGAAGGAACAAAACACGAAAAAGAATACCAAGATCATATCTTAGAAATTTCTGAGAAATTTTCAGGTGTGATCCTTGGTGGTAGCCATTACCGAAATAATGAAAATGGAAAACTGGTGGCTGCCTTACCAATTGTCCAATCACTGGTGTTAGTTGATTTTTATGAGAAAAAAACTCCAAACCAAACGAATGACCAAGGCGTGACTGAAGGTGTAACGGAATCTATTTTCATTATGGGTGGACTTCGGTTCGGATTATTACTTGGTGAAGATATCCAAAACAAATCCATTTGGGATGAATTCAAAAAGGAAAATATTGAAATCATTTTCCATTTAGATTCGGCAAGTTCGAATCGAACTTATGAAGAAGATTTAAGTGATTACGAAAACCTTGCAAAAGAGAGAAACATCCATTTAATCCGAGTTTGTGGTCCTACCGATGGAAAACCTGCTAGAAGTTTGTATGCATCACCCTCAGGAATCAATTGGAAAGTGGGAAAAATTGAAGAGGATAAGGATGTTTTTAAAACCTTATCCGTCAATGTGATGAGAAGTTATTTATTATAA
- a CDS encoding AAA family ATPase, with protein MADYILSDDLKEAVQVAEITKRPLLLKGEPGTGKTLLASFLAETKNLPFYRWHIKSTSLAKEGLYFYDAVSRLNDSRFPEEEAMNRVRDVKNYIRLGALGEAFLHPKKSVVLIDEIDKADIEFPNDLLLELDKMEFFIPETKEHIVAKERPIVIITSNNEKELPDAFLRRCIFHYIEFPKRESMKEIIKAHYPSIETEFMEKALAMFYSIRKIESLRKKPSTSELLDWIQVLLISGEKLESNKIPFAGTLFKSEDDYRVYLN; from the coding sequence ATGGCAGATTATATCCTATCAGATGATTTAAAAGAAGCAGTACAAGTGGCAGAGATCACAAAACGTCCGCTCCTTTTGAAAGGAGAACCTGGAACTGGTAAAACCCTTCTTGCAAGTTTCCTTGCAGAAACCAAAAATCTCCCTTTTTACCGTTGGCACATCAAATCAACGAGCCTAGCCAAAGAAGGTTTGTATTTTTACGATGCGGTCTCCAGGCTGAATGACTCTCGTTTCCCTGAAGAAGAAGCTATGAACCGGGTACGTGATGTCAAAAACTACATTCGACTTGGTGCTCTTGGAGAAGCGTTCCTACATCCAAAAAAGTCTGTTGTCCTCATTGATGAAATCGATAAAGCGGACATTGAATTCCCCAATGATTTGTTACTCGAACTTGATAAAATGGAATTTTTTATCCCTGAAACCAAAGAACACATTGTAGCGAAAGAACGTCCGATTGTAATCATCACTTCCAATAATGAAAAGGAACTTCCAGATGCGTTTTTACGTCGTTGTATTTTCCATTACATCGAATTTCCCAAACGTGAATCGATGAAAGAAATCATCAAAGCCCATTACCCTTCCATAGAAACGGAATTCATGGAAAAAGCACTCGCCATGTTTTATTCTATACGCAAAATAGAAAGCCTTCGAAAAAAACCATCCACTAGTGAATTATTGGATTGGATCCAAGTATTACTGATTTCGGGAGAGAAATTAGAATCGAATAAAATTCCTTTCGCCGGTACTTTATTTAAATCAGAAGACGATTACAGGGTGTACTTAAACTAA
- a CDS encoding vWA domain-containing protein, translating into MFLDFFYNLRKETVPCSTGELIAFLESIRKLTDPTGYISLEQLYRVGRLNFAKDLKHYDSYDLAFGKTFGSWKEQRIQFRDLLMEWLEENLPKDLSDEQKQKAPNLSMEEVIEELKKRLAEQKERHDGGSKWVGTSGTSPFGNSGFNPNGLSIGGNTEGQGNRSGVSLWNERKYKAYREDEILDTRSIQLALKELRFLKKEGKRELHVDKTIDKTCENGGEIELVEERERKNSLRLVLIMDIGGSMTPHSDRVSKLFSASRGLYHFKEVHNYFFHNIFHEYLYANHEFQSRISLKHFEEKYRKNTKLIFVGDAYMAPYELMGTPYNVYAYHSHSKEEKEKKAKSGLECLKELVGYFPDSVWLNPEPKRFWGAPTIEAIEDVVPMFPLTIEGLRKAVKHLV; encoded by the coding sequence ATGTTCCTCGATTTTTTCTATAACCTGCGAAAAGAAACAGTCCCTTGTTCTACGGGAGAACTCATTGCGTTTTTAGAAAGTATTCGTAAACTCACTGACCCCACAGGTTATATTTCCCTCGAGCAGTTGTATAGGGTAGGAAGGCTTAATTTTGCAAAAGATTTAAAACACTACGATTCTTATGACTTAGCCTTTGGAAAAACATTTGGAAGTTGGAAGGAACAAAGGATTCAGTTTCGTGATCTCCTTATGGAATGGTTAGAAGAAAATCTTCCAAAAGATCTTTCGGACGAACAAAAACAAAAAGCACCTAACCTCAGCATGGAAGAGGTCATTGAAGAATTAAAAAAACGACTCGCCGAACAAAAAGAACGACATGATGGCGGAAGTAAGTGGGTTGGAACCTCTGGCACCAGTCCTTTTGGAAATTCCGGATTTAACCCCAACGGGTTATCAATTGGTGGCAATACGGAAGGACAGGGGAATAGGTCTGGTGTTAGCCTTTGGAATGAACGAAAGTACAAAGCCTATCGGGAAGATGAAATTTTAGACACTCGTTCCATCCAATTAGCTCTGAAGGAACTTCGTTTTTTGAAAAAGGAAGGAAAACGAGAACTCCACGTTGACAAAACCATTGACAAAACCTGCGAAAATGGCGGTGAGATTGAACTTGTAGAAGAACGAGAGAGAAAAAATTCTCTGAGGCTTGTCCTCATTATGGACATTGGTGGGAGTATGACTCCACATTCAGACAGGGTCAGTAAATTATTCAGTGCAAGCAGAGGTTTGTATCACTTTAAAGAAGTACATAATTATTTTTTCCATAATATCTTTCACGAATACCTTTATGCAAATCACGAATTCCAATCACGAATTTCTTTAAAACATTTTGAAGAAAAGTATAGGAAAAATACAAAACTAATTTTTGTTGGGGATGCTTACATGGCACCTTACGAACTGATGGGAACACCTTACAATGTCTATGCGTATCATTCCCACTCAAAAGAAGAAAAGGAAAAAAAAGCGAAGAGTGGTTTGGAGTGTTTGAAAGAATTAGTTGGTTATTTCCCTGATTCTGTTTGGTTAAACCCAGAACCAAAACGTTTTTGGGGGGCACCTACCATAGAGGCCATTGAAGATGTTGTACCTATGTTTCCACTGACGATTGAAGGTCTCAGAAAAGCCGTAAAACATCTGGTTTGA
- a CDS encoding PrsW family glutamic-type intramembrane protease has product MSIQISIPSLVICLINLCTLAFYYSFYRFHFYRFTEGFLQYTALAFSLFSAGIAIGLQAMLLQLVPSGGPVWNSFFLSSFVEEFAKLLGIYLFFSKNQDEFTVTDGIFYGLVLGGGFGLVENILYFINTGLWSQVLRSITALPIHMMNGGLVGAFTMMFLFHKNPVFKWGNLFSGFLICVFFHGLYNLSLFQEIDLLLILPICILALFFLLEVTIAKSRILVPGHILKLMDMSMEEYEILSRHNRHEGWIQNVQKHISTSGIRLFQYPNLRHTILTIFFLVPGILSIYLLYDAPEWISRKFPDLALQDYFALFVMYPIVLALMFFFAGILNPYFFRDRMLAVPLFSSVDMHVGNKEENSAIFHIKANLFYLPTSQNYEKETKASFDLWLGLNCFSGLKGKVLWSRENEEGNCGVMCQLDSIPFAFLIKWNYFRFKQNLKNLFLRKVQV; this is encoded by the coding sequence ATGTCCATTCAAATCTCCATTCCTAGTCTGGTCATTTGTCTCATTAACCTCTGTACACTTGCGTTTTATTATTCGTTTTATCGTTTCCATTTTTATCGTTTTACAGAAGGATTTTTACAATACACAGCCCTGGCTTTTTCCTTATTTAGCGCAGGGATAGCCATTGGGTTACAAGCAATGTTATTGCAATTGGTACCGAGTGGTGGACCCGTTTGGAATTCTTTTTTCCTTTCCTCCTTTGTGGAAGAGTTTGCAAAGTTATTAGGAATTTATCTCTTTTTTAGCAAAAACCAAGATGAGTTCACAGTGACCGATGGAATTTTTTATGGATTGGTTTTGGGTGGAGGATTTGGGTTAGTTGAAAACATTCTCTATTTTATCAACACTGGACTTTGGTCCCAAGTGTTACGATCCATCACTGCACTTCCCATCCATATGATGAACGGAGGACTTGTTGGTGCCTTTACCATGATGTTCCTCTTTCATAAAAATCCAGTTTTTAAATGGGGAAATTTGTTCAGCGGATTTTTGATCTGTGTTTTTTTCCATGGGTTGTACAATCTTTCGCTTTTCCAAGAAATTGACCTCTTACTCATATTACCCATTTGTATCTTGGCTTTATTTTTTTTACTAGAGGTAACGATTGCAAAATCTAGAATCCTAGTTCCAGGCCATATTTTAAAATTAATGGATATGAGTATGGAAGAGTATGAAATCTTAAGTAGACACAATCGTCATGAGGGATGGATCCAAAATGTTCAAAAACACATTTCCACATCAGGCATTCGTTTATTCCAATACCCAAATTTACGACATACCATTTTAACCATTTTCTTTTTAGTGCCTGGAATTCTTTCTATTTATTTGTTATACGATGCACCTGAATGGATTAGTAGAAAATTTCCAGACTTAGCTCTTCAGGATTATTTTGCTCTATTTGTGATGTACCCTATCGTCCTTGCTTTGATGTTTTTCTTTGCAGGAATTCTAAATCCTTATTTTTTTAGGGATCGAATGCTTGCTGTACCATTATTTAGTTCTGTTGATATGCATGTTGGAAACAAAGAAGAAAATTCAGCAATTTTCCACATCAAAGCCAATTTGTTTTATTTGCCCACCTCACAAAACTATGAAAAGGAAACAAAAGCTAGTTTTGATTTATGGTTAGGGCTCAATTGTTTTTCGGGATTAAAAGGAAAAGTCCTTTGGAGCCGTGAAAATGAAGAAGGGAATTGTGGAGTGATGTGCCAACTTGATTCCATTCCATTTGCATTTTTAATCAAATGGAACTATTTTCGTTTCAAACAGAATTTAAAAAATCTATTTCTTAGGAAAGTACAAGTATAA